Proteins found in one Odocoileus virginianus isolate 20LAN1187 ecotype Illinois chromosome 10, Ovbor_1.2, whole genome shotgun sequence genomic segment:
- the RPS13 gene encoding small ribosomal subunit protein uS15 produces MGRMHAPGKGLSQSALPYRRSVPTWLKLTSDDVKEQIYKLAKKGLTPSQIGVILRDSHGVAQVRFVTGNKILRILKSKGLAPDLPEDLYHLIKKAVAVRKHLERNRKDKDAKFRLILIESRIHRLARYYKTKRVLPPNWKYESSTASALVA; encoded by the exons ATGGGTCGCATGCACGCTCCCGG GAAGGGCTTGTCCCAGTCGGCTCTGCCCTACCGCCGCAGCGTCCCCACC TGGCTGAAGCTCACTTCTGACGACGTGAAGGAGCAGATCTACAAACTGGCCAAGAAGGGCCTGACTCCCTCACAGATCG GTGTGATCCTGAGAGACTCTCATGGTGTTGCACAAGTACGTTTTGTGACAGGCAACAAAATCTTGAGAATTCTTAAGTCCAAAGGACTTGCCCCTGACCTCCCCGAGGATCTCTATCATTTAATTAAGAAAGCTGTTGCTGTTCGAAAGCATCTGGAGAGGAACAGAAAG gataaagATGCTAAATTCCGCCTGATTCTGATTGAGAGCCGTATTCACCGGTTGGCTCGATACTACAAGACCAAACGAGTCCTGCCCCCCAATTGGAAATA cgaGTCATCCACAGCTTCTGCCCTGGTTGCATAA